The window AATATGATGGTTATATGTATGATCCGCTGCTTCGTCTTCCCCATTCATCTCTAGGTACACTTGTTGTAAATACTGCTTTGCTGTTTAACCGTTTCCAACTTTAATTGTTATCTATTGTAGAGTATGTGTGCTGCACTTCTTTGTAAATTGTAGGTGTAGCtgctaaaatagtaaaaatttcGTGTCAAATTTTATGGTGAGAGGTTACAGATTGGTATTTGAACTGAAGAGCGATTTTGTTACCATAAGGGCAATTCTTAAGGAATAAAAGTGGAGAgtctttattgataaaaataaaacagagaGAAGGGGGTTATAAAAATTAGGAAAATAATTAATGGACACCCATATGTTATTTAATCCCTAGAGAGACCACCAAGACCATGGAATTACTGGCGTGGGATTGTTGCAACTTAACCAATGGTTTCCGACTGAGTCTTGAATATATAATTGTGTTAAATACTTGGAGGGAGAACATTGTCACTCATAATAATCCTACCGGCTTGAATAGGATTGCCTCCAATGAACAACAACTATGGtctggacaaaaaaaaaattcttaatacgGTTTCGTCACTTTAAACTAGTGTTTTGCTAGTCCCTCCCACATCGTAGTATTATTCAGCATCATATTATTGAGTGAATTTGTAGCTTTATGTTGGAAACTGGAGCATACAGGGTGCACCAAATTACTTGTTTCGGCTGAATTGGAAGGATGGAAAGGTTAATCCTTCAATAAGGCAAgttctgaaaaataaaatatgtagtaTTAATTAGTCAGCATAAAGTAGCAAAAAACTGAAGGCAAGCTTATTTGCTTGCTCTTGCTCCTCACAAATGCTGATGCCTTGTCTCACTTCTTGGTACGGTGCCTACTATGTTTTAGAGGCGTGTACATTGTGTCCCTCTCAGTAATACTCTTAAAATGTCTTCTTTGCTTGAAACAATTCATATTTGAGCATGACatgcaaaaagaagaaaatgaaatgtgAGGATATGATGATATTGCTGTGACCTGATTTTACTGGTTAAACATTACatctatttttaatgatttatctCAATTTGATTGTTTCTTCACTTGTTTTCTATTCTTGCCCTTTTTTTTTCGTTTgggaaaaaaaatgtcttctaAGTTTTAACCCTCTTCCTTTCCTCATTGGTTGCACACTGTGATTTGTGACTCTTGACAGCTTATAATATGCATTGATTTTGTGTTCATCTGCCAAATTGAAGAACCTTTGCAGGACTGTGGAATGATGAGGATGGATGATTCAGCTAGAACGTTGAGAATGAAAGTTAACCAACGAACTAATCATTTAGGAAATGCAAACCAAAGTTCTGAAAGTCATCTTCCTCAAACAGACCTCTCTGATCAGCATATTGGGGGACACACGGAAACTGTGAAGCATACTGTGTACCAAAGTTGTCGCTCAACTTCTGCCACAAGTAAAAGATTTGCTTCACAAAATGCATTAGTTTGCTATTTTAGCTGCTTTAATTCATTGTCCTTGTGTATGTTTTGTCAATTGTTGCCAGAAATGAGACTTAATTTATTGGTGGTATTAAGAAAACTGCTTTATGGACTGTGTGGCATtcttatattttgttaattcaGTTGTTGAATAAGACTTCCAAATCAAAGTAGTGGTTACTAAACTCTAGGGAAGTAGTTCCTAAActttaagagaaaatatttcggttttatcttaattagtttttctgtttttgCTGCAAGCATTATAAATGTATTATGTTGGTAGTTGAATAAAAAGATAACTCTCACGATTTGTTTCTCTccaaaatatttacatattaggTGGGCATTATATGACTTATAATAGATTTATTGGCCTTTTGATGGAAGATGAGACCTGCTAAATTTACCATTTTGATCACTTGTACAACTGTCTTGTCAACTTGTAGGCCTTTTTACAATTCTTACCAGAGAAATCAAGTTAACTAGTTTACAAAGTCATTTCTAGGTAAACTCAAGTAGAATTGGTAAACTCATGGAAACTCACATAACCTGCTCAAGTCAAGAAGCAAGTTTGCAAGTTTGAaatcaaatgtaatttttgtcCCAATTGACCCTTAAATGACTGTTTTATGGGGAATGGATAATCTCGGGTGAAAAAGAAATTGACATGGTCAAATGTTACGATCTCGCAGTTTATCCTTTTAGACcccaattttaaaatagaaatatagatTATATCAATAAAAGATATTGAAGGGCTAGAATCTCATGCAGCAGCATAAAGCCATTTCAGAGAATACATTCCCTGTTTTATGCTGCCTGTGCACCTTTTCTAAAGGCAACATGAAACACATTTTACCAGGGGCTCTAATCAATTGTCCAAAAAGCCCTCACCGTTATTCATTTTCTACAGATCAAATGAAGATCAATTGTAGTATGAAGTTTTGTTGCCATCAAACACTTGTGTTGTCATTTGTCAACTTTTCGTTCGTTTTTGCGTACGTGTCAATATTCTGATTCGTGACAGGTTTTTACCTTATGTGTGTATAccatctttgtttttttaaatgttatttatatattaaacacTCTTATGAGTTATGACTTTACAAGTTAATGAAAGCTTCATGAATTTACTTATATTCTTGAGTTTAACAACATAGATTCTGTTGGTTGTTGTGTTGTGCCAAGCTGACTTAGCATATATAAGGTGCCCTTTTATGTATTTGAATTAAGAATTGTTTTTTAACAGTTATAACTCTGCTTATAGCCTTATATTTATGCTGCAGGAATTGTTACCCTCAACTCGCAGCCGAGAGCTCATAGTTGATTGAAACTTTTGGATATAGCTGTAAACAGAGAAGATAATAACCTATACAGGTTGTACTTGTAGGTGTACACATTATGTGTGTAGAATTTTACTAGTAATGTATACCGTCTTCGTTTTTTGATAGAATATGCTAGTGCCATATTGTTTGTATTATAACTTTGACATGCATTTGTTTTGAGTTTTTTCAATGGTAGTTTGAACTTCCTTATCAGGTAGGTGGGTATGCCCATCATCAACATTGTCAATAGAGAACCTCATTTTGTTTAAACTGATCTTTGGCAATCACGAAATTCTAAATGATCGTTTTACCTATACTAGACCAATGACTTGAAGACTAGCCATGTGTTTCTTTCTACATTATTGGTACATTGGATGATCAACCGGCTAAAGTACAgggatattttttaataatgaaacaCACTTTCATCGGTTAGGAGGGGTTTcgaattgttttcttttaattgataatttccactaataaatgtaaaaatgaCTTGTTTGTTTTCTGATTTTGAAACTTGTAAAAAATGAATCC of the Glycine max cultivar Williams 82 chromosome 13, Glycine_max_v4.0, whole genome shotgun sequence genome contains:
- the LOC100306714 gene encoding uncharacterized protein LOC100306714 produces the protein MENRARLKVQKKRPIKRSGRKVLLKNVLDYLKADTYMYAPLLSPPTSDFPSPNAFPSSAKGVEYKKPVTEKQWFGKQVGKYLKYDGYMYDPLLRLPHSSLEPLQDCGMMRMDDSARTLRMKVNQRTNHLGNANQSSESHLPQTDLSDQHIGGHTETVKHTVYQSCRSTSATRIVTLNSQPRAHS
- the LOC100306714 gene encoding uncharacterized protein isoform X2, with translation MENRARLKVQKKRPIKRSGRKVLLKNVLDYLKADTYMYAPLLSPPTSDFPSPNAFPSSAKGVEYKKPVTEKQWFGKQVGKYLKYDGYMYDPLLRLPHSSLEPLQDCGMMRMDDSARTLRMKVNQRTNHLGNANQSSESHLPQTDLSDQHIGGHTETVKHTVYQSCRSTSATTLYLCCRNCYPQLAAESS
- the LOC100306714 gene encoding uncharacterized protein isoform X1, which encodes MENRARLKVQKKRPIKRSGRKVLLKNVLDYLKADTYMYAPLLSPPTSDFPSPNAFPSSAKGVEYKKPVTEKQWFGKQVGKYLKYDGYMYDPLLRLPHSSLEPLQDCGMMRMDDSARTLRMKVNQRTNHLGNANQSSESHLPQTDLSDQHIGGHTETVKHTVYQSCRSTSATSKRFASQNALVCYFSCFNSLSLCMFCQLLPEMRLNLLVVLRKLLYGLCGILIFC